The following coding sequences are from one Candidatus Paceibacterota bacterium window:
- a CDS encoding 8-oxo-dGTP diphosphatase produces the protein MSKNQTQFTLGIVYRHPHVLLGMKKRGFGEGRFNGFGGKLEAGESVEDAARRELKEEAGIDALEVEKLGRIAYWVRGQHDPIHMHVFLVDEYAGEPVETEEMRPQWFHIDELPFENMWESDRHWLPVALERVPFSGWFIYDEDDKLKKFDLERLEY, from the coding sequence ATGAGCAAAAACCAGACACAGTTCACTCTCGGTATCGTCTATCGCCATCCGCATGTGCTTTTAGGAATGAAAAAGCGAGGCTTCGGTGAGGGGCGCTTCAATGGGTTCGGCGGCAAGCTTGAGGCAGGGGAGAGCGTGGAGGATGCAGCGCGCCGTGAGCTCAAAGAAGAGGCGGGTATTGATGCGCTTGAGGTAGAGAAGCTTGGCAGAATAGCGTACTGGGTCAGAGGTCAGCACGACCCGATCCATATGCATGTGTTCCTGGTTGATGAGTACGCTGGCGAGCCTGTCGAGACAGAGGAGATGCGACCACAGTGGTTTCATATCGATGAGTTGCCGTTTGAGAATATGTGGGAGTCCGATCGACACTGGCTGCCGGTCGCGCTTGAGCGCGTGCCGTTCTCCGGCTGGTTTATCTATGACGAGGACGACAAGTTGAAAAAGTTCGACCTTGAACGGTTGGAGTATTAG
- a CDS encoding RluA family pseudouridine synthase, translated as MNPIPEILFEDEDIIVISKPPRLNVHGNGRDEEYTLTDWLLEHDPSLVDVGEPLKLEGGKTIPKPGLAHRLDRDTSGVMVIARNQRAYKKLKNQFQEREVEKWYHAIVYGAVKGRYGEIDQPIGRSSVNFKRRTTNPETMRGRMRPAYSEYWVALSAPKASLLKVRPKTGRTHQVRVHCAAIKHPIVCDHLYASHRERLLGFSRSALHAYQITFTHPTSGERVVFTAPYPQDFENAVEALKKEAQTDTST; from the coding sequence ATGAATCCAATCCCTGAAATACTTTTTGAAGATGAAGATATAATTGTTATCTCAAAGCCACCTCGTTTGAACGTCCACGGTAATGGACGCGACGAGGAGTACACGCTCACAGACTGGCTTCTCGAGCATGATCCATCGCTTGTTGATGTTGGTGAACCACTTAAACTGGAGGGCGGCAAAACCATACCCAAGCCCGGCCTTGCTCATCGGCTCGATCGCGACACCTCCGGTGTGATGGTCATTGCTCGTAATCAGCGTGCATACAAAAAGTTAAAGAATCAGTTTCAGGAGAGAGAAGTAGAAAAATGGTATCACGCGATCGTATACGGTGCAGTGAAAGGTCGGTATGGAGAGATCGATCAGCCAATAGGCCGGAGCTCGGTTAATTTTAAACGACGCACCACCAACCCTGAAACAATGCGCGGCCGCATGCGGCCGGCATATTCTGAGTACTGGGTTGCACTGAGTGCGCCCAAAGCGTCGCTTCTAAAGGTCCGCCCGAAAACAGGACGAACTCACCAGGTTCGGGTGCACTGCGCTGCGATCAAGCACCCGATTGTTTGTGATCATCTCTATGCGTCTCATCGCGAGCGATTGCTCGGTTTCAGTCGTTCGGCCCTGCATGCATATCAGATCACGTTTACGCACCCCACAAGCGGCGAGAGGGTGGTATTCACTGCTCCTTACCCGCAAGATTTTGAAAATGCGGTCGAGGCATTGAAAAAAGAGGCTCAAACTGATACAAGTACTTGA
- a CDS encoding type II secretion system protein produces the protein MRKEDQQGFSLIELLVVIAIIGILSAVVLASLSVARDSAHFARAKAEMRSIREAMEFYYNEHGEYPADANRGQSPGLDEYLTSDGWPEGPWPGSVYDWDVWDIDGDGDVDTYQISVRFCPSDTSPLEDCRFPDEEWADNFDQQSSVYYCVDGSCQAHVGEDADHPGYCVNC, from the coding sequence ATGAGAAAAGAAGATCAGCAAGGTTTTTCCCTTATTGAATTACTCGTTGTCATCGCTATCATCGGCATACTTTCTGCGGTTGTGTTGGCGTCGTTGAGTGTGGCTCGAGATTCTGCCCACTTTGCACGAGCGAAAGCAGAGATGAGAAGTATCCGTGAGGCAATGGAGTTTTACTATAATGAGCACGGTGAGTACCCGGCAGATGCTAATCGGGGCCAGTCACCGGGTCTTGATGAGTACCTTACTTCAGATGGATGGCCGGAAGGACCGTGGCCGGGGAGTGTGTATGACTGGGATGTGTGGGACATAGACGGAGATGGTGATGTTGATACGTATCAGATCAGTGTTCGATTTTGTCCTAGCGACACTTCTCCGCTAGAGGACTGTCGATTTCCTGACGAAGAGTGGGCGGATAACTTTGATCAACAGAGTAGCGTATACTATTGTGTTGACGGTTCGTGCCAAGCTCATGTAGGTGAAGACGCTGATCACCCTGGATATTGCGTGAATTGCTAA
- a CDS encoding cob(I)yrinic acid a,c-diamide adenosyltransferase codes for MTFFTGKGDDGTTKTFGCNQRISKSSAIAEALGTVDELNSFLGLLKVKGSESNVLVPKTEETLASLIHAIQHDLFIVQAELAGADKAIEEEKVVKLEKIINTIERSLPEITTFFVSGGTELAALCDVARTITRRAERRVIAVYDGSTDSPQAKGQKVDAQTLAYLNRLSSIFYALARLVNHQAGVSEESPTYV; via the coding sequence ATGACTTTTTTTACAGGAAAAGGTGATGATGGCACTACTAAAACGTTCGGTTGCAATCAGCGAATATCAAAAAGCTCGGCTATTGCCGAGGCGCTTGGTACAGTCGATGAGCTCAACTCATTTCTGGGTTTGCTTAAAGTGAAAGGCAGTGAGAGCAACGTGCTTGTGCCGAAAACGGAGGAAACCCTTGCCTCGCTTATTCATGCTATTCAGCACGATCTGTTTATTGTCCAAGCAGAGCTTGCCGGAGCTGATAAAGCCATCGAGGAGGAAAAGGTGGTCAAGCTTGAGAAGATCATAAACACCATTGAACGCTCGCTCCCGGAGATCACGACGTTCTTTGTCTCCGGCGGAACCGAGCTTGCTGCGCTGTGTGATGTGGCTCGCACGATCACTCGGCGCGCCGAGCGCCGAGTGATCGCGGTGTACGACGGTTCGACAGACTCACCGCAGGCGAAGGGGCAAAAAGTAGATGCGCAGACCCTGGCCTATCTCAACCGCCTCTCCAGTATCTTTTATGCGTTGGCGCGACTTGTTAATCACCAGGCCGGAGTGAGTGAGGAGTCGCCGACGTATGTCTAG
- the rplS gene encoding 50S ribosomal protein L19: protein MTTPTVTFSPVNIEKRKETDIRTGDTIRVHTKIIEKGKTRTQPFEGLVIARKHGAEPGATFTVRRTSEGYGVEKIFPLYSPNIDKIEILRRSKVRQSNIYHVREKVAKQIRREMRRMMLMGELAFSESEEQEATKAEEAVAAPTSQDESEPRPEGVGEAAEEATTNETQSETQPDESPVEEKQSGGEETKE from the coding sequence ATGACTACGCCAACGGTTACATTTTCACCGGTAAATATAGAGAAGCGCAAAGAGACCGATATTCGAACGGGTGATACTATTCGTGTACATACGAAGATCATCGAGAAAGGTAAAACCCGAACCCAGCCTTTTGAAGGTTTGGTGATCGCGCGCAAGCACGGTGCTGAGCCCGGTGCTACATTTACCGTTCGCCGAACATCTGAAGGATACGGTGTTGAAAAGATCTTTCCGCTTTACTCTCCAAACATTGATAAGATCGAGATACTGCGTCGATCAAAGGTTCGCCAAAGCAACATTTATCACGTTCGTGAGAAGGTGGCTAAGCAGATCCGTCGAGAGATGCGCCGCATGATGTTGATGGGCGAGCTTGCATTCTCTGAATCTGAAGAACAAGAAGCAACGAAAGCAGAAGAGGCGGTGGCAGCTCCGACGTCGCAAGACGAGTCGGAGCCCCGACCCGAGGGCGTCGGGGAAGCAGCCGAGGAAGCAACAACTAACGAGACACAATCAGAAACACAACCAGATGAGTCACCGGTCGAAGAAAAACAATCCGGTGGAGAAGAAACAAAAGAATAA
- a CDS encoding ribonucleoside-diphosphate reductase subunit alpha — protein sequence MEKKQDFYWLNENSIAFLERGYLQEGQSAQERIREIADTAERYLGKEGFADKFYDYMAKGYISLASPVWSNFGIDKGLPISCFGSYVGDSMGSIMFTQSEVGMMSKFGGGTSGYFGALRSRGSNISQNGHSSGSVHFMQLFDLMVDVVSQGSVRRGHFSPYLPIEHPDIEEFLQIATEGNPIQNLNHAVTVSDEWLQAMVDGDEEKRALWAKVIQRRSEIGYPYIMFSDNANNNTVDVYKDKGHKIYASNLCSEIMLPSNEKWSFVCCLSSLNVLHYDDWKDTDLVETMTYFLDAVITDFCTKLEAMRDSDKKEKQLAFQFMERAYTFAKENRAIGIGVLGWHSLLQSRMLSFESDEANQLNVEIFKSIREKAYTASEALAEDLGEPEVLKGYGRRNTTLMAVAPTTSSAFILGQVSQSIEPVWSNCYVKDVQKLKVTIKNPFLEDLLEEKGKNTREVWEDIRNNDGSVQHLEFLTEEERKVFRTFAELDQSVVIEQAAVRQQYIDQGQSLNIAVSPDVSAKDINQLYIQAWRQGIKALYYQHSVNAAQALSRKKICLNCEA from the coding sequence ATGGAGAAAAAACAAGACTTTTATTGGCTCAATGAAAACAGTATTGCATTCTTGGAGCGGGGGTATTTGCAGGAAGGTCAGAGTGCACAAGAGCGCATCCGAGAGATAGCCGACACCGCTGAACGGTATCTCGGCAAAGAAGGGTTTGCCGACAAGTTCTATGACTATATGGCAAAAGGGTACATCTCTCTCGCGTCTCCTGTGTGGTCGAATTTCGGGATCGACAAAGGGCTTCCGATCAGTTGTTTTGGTTCGTATGTGGGCGACAGTATGGGGAGCATTATGTTTACCCAGTCGGAGGTAGGTATGATGAGTAAATTTGGCGGTGGAACGTCCGGATACTTCGGCGCACTGAGATCTCGCGGATCGAACATAAGTCAGAACGGACACTCTTCCGGCTCAGTTCATTTCATGCAGCTTTTTGACCTGATGGTAGATGTGGTGAGTCAGGGTTCTGTGAGGCGGGGTCATTTTTCTCCATATCTTCCGATCGAACATCCGGATATAGAAGAGTTTCTGCAGATAGCAACAGAGGGAAATCCTATACAGAATTTGAATCACGCGGTAACAGTAAGTGATGAGTGGCTTCAGGCGATGGTCGACGGCGATGAAGAGAAGCGGGCTCTATGGGCAAAGGTAATACAGCGACGAAGCGAGATCGGATACCCATATATCATGTTCTCTGATAACGCCAACAATAATACGGTCGATGTGTACAAGGATAAAGGTCATAAGATCTACGCAAGTAATCTGTGCAGTGAAATAATGCTTCCCTCAAACGAAAAGTGGTCGTTCGTGTGCTGTTTGTCATCATTGAACGTCCTTCACTATGATGACTGGAAAGACACTGATCTGGTAGAGACAATGACGTACTTCCTTGACGCGGTCATCACCGACTTCTGCACGAAATTAGAGGCGATGCGGGATTCTGATAAGAAGGAAAAACAATTGGCCTTTCAGTTCATGGAGAGAGCATATACATTTGCGAAAGAGAATCGAGCTATTGGGATCGGCGTACTTGGATGGCATTCACTGCTCCAGTCACGAATGCTTTCCTTTGAAAGCGACGAGGCGAATCAACTTAATGTTGAGATCTTTAAGTCTATTCGGGAAAAGGCATATACAGCTTCAGAAGCTCTCGCAGAGGACTTGGGAGAGCCTGAAGTGTTAAAGGGATATGGAAGGAGAAACACCACGCTTATGGCTGTGGCCCCAACAACGTCTTCTGCGTTTATTCTCGGACAAGTATCGCAGAGTATCGAACCGGTTTGGTCAAACTGTTATGTCAAAGATGTACAAAAGTTAAAAGTCACCATTAAAAATCCATTTCTCGAAGATCTTTTAGAAGAAAAGGGAAAGAATACTCGTGAAGTTTGGGAAGACATTCGCAATAACGACGGATCGGTTCAGCATTTGGAGTTTCTTACTGAAGAAGAAAGAAAGGTGTTCCGGACTTTTGCGGAATTGGATCAATCTGTAGTAATCGAGCAAGCGGCGGTACGGCAGCAGTACATAGACCAAGGGCAGTCCTTGAACATTGCTGTTTCTCCCGATGTTTCGGCAAAAGATATTAATCAACTGTACATTCAGGCGTGGCGTCAGGGAATTAAGGCGCTTTACTATCAGCATAGTGTAAACGCGGCGCAGGCGTTGAGCCGCAAAAAGATCTGTTTGAATTGCGAGGCCTGA
- a CDS encoding LAGLIDADG family homing endonuclease — MRRGSKPKGKVRIQWSSNFAYAIGLLAADGCLSKDGRHIDVTSNDYDQLENFIKALDIDVKITQKSSGRGYTSWHVQFSDVLFYKFLTEIGITSAKSKTLRKLDIPDEYFFDFLRGEFDGDGHFYSYWDKRWTNSYMFYLTFIGASQKFLEWISQTNERLIGIKANVIFCKKSKVYQLRYAKESTLEIINKMYYTSSALHLRRKKKKIDALVVPR, encoded by the coding sequence ATGAGACGTGGATCAAAACCAAAAGGGAAGGTGCGGATACAGTGGTCGTCTAACTTTGCGTATGCAATTGGTTTGCTTGCGGCAGATGGATGTTTATCAAAAGATGGTAGGCATATTGACGTAACATCGAATGATTACGATCAACTTGAAAATTTTATTAAAGCTCTTGATATTGACGTAAAAATTACTCAAAAATCATCCGGAAGAGGGTATACAAGTTGGCATGTTCAGTTCAGTGATGTTCTTTTTTATAAGTTTCTTACTGAAATAGGTATAACCTCAGCAAAGAGTAAGACATTAAGAAAGCTTGATATTCCCGACGAATACTTTTTTGATTTTTTAAGAGGGGAATTTGATGGGGATGGACATTTTTATAGTTATTGGGATAAGCGATGGACGAATAGTTATATGTTTTATTTAACTTTTATTGGTGCAAGTCAGAAATTTCTTGAATGGATTTCACAAACTAATGAGCGTCTCATTGGTATAAAAGCGAATGTAATTTTTTGTAAAAAATCAAAGGTATATCAGTTACGTTATGCAAAAGAAAGCACTCTGGAAATAATCAATAAAATGTATTATACTTCCAGCGCACTTCATTTGAGGAGAAAAAAGAAAAAGATAGATGCTTTAGTAGTGCCTCGATAA
- a CDS encoding NUDIX hydrolase — MEQHAAGIILVTPGGSVILQQRDRSGVEQPGKISFFGGGCEEGETVKESAVRELREETGLDVSPDDLELFKEYDVTAHEGRHSGATFFVLRGITPEDITVYEGEGVVMVCSWEDVQGHPGIASVARQVLDDWFNS; from the coding sequence ATGGAACAACATGCTGCCGGAATTATTCTTGTAACACCAGGTGGATCGGTCATTCTTCAGCAGCGAGATCGATCAGGCGTTGAGCAGCCTGGGAAAATTAGTTTCTTTGGTGGGGGATGTGAAGAAGGTGAGACAGTAAAAGAGTCCGCAGTACGTGAGTTGCGGGAGGAGACAGGTCTCGATGTCTCGCCAGATGATCTCGAACTATTTAAAGAGTATGATGTAACTGCTCACGAAGGACGTCACTCCGGCGCCACGTTTTTTGTTTTACGCGGTATTACTCCAGAAGATATAACTGTTTATGAAGGTGAGGGTGTGGTGATGGTTTGCTCTTGGGAGGATGTTCAGGGGCATCCTGGTATCGCTTCTGTGGCTCGTCAGGTACTAGACGATTGGTTTAATTCGTAA
- a CDS encoding acylphosphatase, with the protein MRSATDEKEIEASITGKVQGVNFRTFVKKRADELGLTGYVTNLDDGSVEVIAQGEKEQLEELVRQLHKGPHFAEVEEVDVSWHDSLQDTFTDFKIKKIV; encoded by the coding sequence ATGAGATCTGCAACCGATGAAAAAGAAATTGAGGCTTCTATTACCGGCAAGGTGCAAGGGGTGAATTTTCGTACGTTCGTTAAAAAACGCGCTGATGAACTCGGGCTCACCGGTTATGTTACAAATCTTGATGATGGCTCTGTTGAAGTGATCGCTCAAGGTGAAAAGGAGCAGTTAGAAGAACTGGTTAGACAGCTTCACAAAGGTCCGCACTTTGCAGAGGTCGAAGAAGTTGATGTTTCTTGGCACGATTCACTACAAGATACGTTCACTGACTTTAAGATCAAGAAAATAGTATGA
- a CDS encoding acyl-CoA desaturase, producing MTSTTPSWWEKLVLLLVVILPIIALPIGIIQIWGWGVDWISLALFAGFYIFTGFGVTVGYHRLFTHASFEAVRPLKIILAIAGSMALEGPVATWVARHNKHHRFADEEGDPHSPVHGFWHAHFGFLLTEERIDKDRYAKHIIGDPDLVLISRLFLLWTVLSLALPAVLGFVITGTASGALLAFLWGSLIRIGALHHVTWSINSVCHVFGTRRFNTQDQSRNNWICGILGGGEGWHNNHHALPKSAWHSLGQGFDPSYRLIQLFAFLRLAKNVNVPSLETIRRKESPQAKPAD from the coding sequence ATGACTTCTACTACGCCATCATGGTGGGAGAAACTTGTACTTCTCCTTGTTGTTATACTACCGATCATCGCGCTTCCTATTGGCATCATCCAGATCTGGGGTTGGGGGGTTGATTGGATAAGCCTAGCTTTGTTTGCCGGTTTCTATATCTTCACCGGTTTTGGTGTCACGGTCGGATACCATCGACTCTTTACACACGCTTCATTTGAAGCAGTTCGCCCGTTGAAGATCATACTTGCCATTGCCGGATCAATGGCGCTTGAAGGGCCGGTTGCTACTTGGGTCGCAAGACACAATAAGCACCACCGGTTCGCCGATGAAGAAGGTGACCCACACTCACCGGTTCACGGATTTTGGCACGCTCACTTTGGATTTCTACTCACCGAAGAGCGGATTGACAAGGATCGTTACGCCAAGCACATCATAGGCGACCCTGACCTGGTCTTGATTAGCCGTTTATTCCTGTTATGGACAGTTCTTTCACTTGCTCTTCCGGCGGTACTTGGCTTTGTCATCACCGGAACAGCATCTGGCGCTCTCCTAGCATTTCTTTGGGGTAGCTTGATCCGCATTGGTGCACTCCATCACGTCACCTGGAGTATTAATTCTGTTTGCCATGTGTTTGGCACACGACGCTTTAATACCCAAGACCAAAGCAGGAACAACTGGATCTGCGGTATACTCGGTGGAGGTGAGGGGTGGCATAATAACCATCATGCACTTCCTAAATCTGCATGGCACTCACTTGGGCAAGGGTTCGATCCGAGCTACCGCCTGATTCAGCTCTTTGCCTTCCTTCGTTTAGCAAAAAATGTAAATGTTCCTTCCTTAGAGACTATTAGGCGAAAAGAATCACCGCAAGCCAAGCCTGCGGACTGA
- a CDS encoding NUDIX hydrolase, producing MNQFVATRAFIVNEEGKVLIIREASEYSGGTQVGKYDLPGGKIKPGESAVEATKREVKEEVGLDVEIGQPFFVSEWYPEIKGETIQIVGIFFKCTPASSVIILSVDHDDFQWIDPADHSQYECMKENIGAFDAHLKNRYR from the coding sequence ATGAACCAATTCGTCGCAACCAGAGCGTTTATTGTAAATGAAGAGGGAAAGGTGCTCATCATCCGCGAGGCATCGGAGTATTCAGGTGGTACCCAGGTCGGTAAGTACGATCTCCCGGGTGGCAAGATCAAGCCGGGCGAATCGGCCGTTGAGGCGACCAAGCGGGAGGTTAAAGAGGAGGTTGGTCTAGATGTTGAGATCGGTCAGCCGTTCTTTGTTAGCGAGTGGTATCCGGAAATAAAAGGCGAAACGATCCAGATCGTCGGCATCTTTTTTAAATGTACCCCTGCCTCTTCGGTGATCATCTTGAGCGTTGACCACGATGACTTTCAGTGGATCGATCCGGCTGATCATTCCCAGTACGAGTGCATGAAGGAGAATATTGGAGCGTTTGATGCTCATCTAAAAAATAGATATAGATAA
- a CDS encoding NUDIX domain-containing protein encodes MQKGIDYPGITVVFFCHDGQGNYVLAKRGKNCRDEHGCWDPGGGGVEHGETIEGTLRKEIAEEYCTDVLDHEFLGYRDVHRDHEGAKTHWIALDFKVLVDKDKVANGEPHKFDAIEWFRVDALPEPMHSQPPAFFEKYKDKLL; translated from the coding sequence ATGCAAAAAGGAATTGATTATCCAGGCATAACTGTTGTTTTCTTCTGTCACGACGGACAAGGGAATTACGTGTTGGCAAAGCGAGGGAAGAACTGTCGAGACGAGCACGGATGTTGGGATCCGGGTGGAGGCGGTGTAGAGCACGGGGAGACTATTGAAGGAACGTTGCGTAAAGAGATCGCCGAGGAATATTGTACTGATGTTTTGGATCATGAATTTCTTGGGTATCGTGATGTGCATCGAGATCACGAAGGGGCAAAGACGCACTGGATAGCACTCGACTTCAAAGTTTTAGTTGATAAAGACAAGGTTGCCAACGGTGAGCCGCATAAGTTTGATGCGATTGAATGGTTCCGGGTAGACGCCTTACCTGAGCCAATGCACTCTCAACCCCCGGCTTTTTTTGAGAAGTATAAAGATAAACTCCTATGA
- the rpmJ gene encoding 50S ribosomal protein L36: protein MKVKASIKKEKPGDKLVRRRGRLYRINKRDPRRKARQG from the coding sequence ATGAAAGTCAAAGCATCGATCAAAAAAGAAAAGCCGGGAGACAAGCTTGTTCGTCGACGAGGACGTCTTTACCGTATCAATAAGCGCGATCCACGACGAAAAGCACGGCAAGGATAG
- the uppS gene encoding polyprenyl diphosphate synthase — translation MTYRDEHLNAKRELPVEGSPQCVGVVMDGNRRWAKRNGLPTVEGHRVGYNKLNNLMQWAKEEKIPYVIVYAFSSENWNRSEEEVSALMGLFRHFFRSQINYAKRNNVKIVFIGERERLPKDIQTGMTRIERETQHNTALTLVIAAPYGSRGEIVDAINRILDTQGGHDHITEDIVSGYLWTSGIPDPDLIIRTGGRRRLSNFLLWQAAYAELYFSDTLWPDFVRTEFTKVLYDYSLRKRSFGK, via the coding sequence ATGACCTATCGCGACGAACATTTGAATGCCAAACGCGAGCTACCTGTAGAGGGTTCACCGCAGTGTGTGGGCGTGGTCATGGACGGCAATCGCCGCTGGGCGAAACGAAACGGTCTGCCAACTGTTGAGGGACACCGAGTCGGTTACAACAAGCTCAATAATCTAATGCAATGGGCAAAGGAAGAAAAGATCCCGTACGTGATCGTCTATGCGTTCTCAAGCGAGAATTGGAATCGTTCAGAAGAAGAAGTGAGTGCATTGATGGGACTCTTTCGTCACTTCTTCCGTTCCCAGATCAACTACGCTAAACGTAATAACGTAAAAATTGTGTTCATCGGCGAGCGTGAACGTCTACCAAAGGATATACAGACCGGCATGACGCGTATCGAGCGTGAGACGCAGCACAACACCGCTCTGACGCTTGTCATTGCTGCTCCGTATGGATCACGTGGCGAGATCGTCGATGCGATCAATCGAATACTTGATACGCAGGGAGGCCACGATCATATTACCGAGGATATAGTAAGCGGTTACTTATGGACATCCGGCATACCGGATCCGGATCTTATTATTCGTACCGGCGGTCGGCGTCGGCTTTCGAACTTCCTACTCTGGCAAGCAGCCTATGCGGAACTGTATTTTTCTGATACGCTTTGGCCTGATTTTGTTCGAACGGAGTTTACAAAGGTGTTGTATGATTACTCACTGCGTAAACGATCTTTCGGAAAATAG
- a CDS encoding NUDIX domain-containing protein has translation MPHIHDRIDYTVEVFIVHKDTILLHQHKKLNKWLSIGGHVELDEDPEVACHREVKEEMGLEIELVPERETKKFNTSHELPQPFAVNRNPITDTHDHITFVYFARTNTDQVTPEEGITEWKWFAKEDLEENGDGVPDDIRYYALKALDVLSS, from the coding sequence ATGCCCCACATTCATGACAGGATCGATTATACGGTAGAGGTGTTTATTGTTCACAAAGACACGATACTTCTCCATCAGCACAAGAAACTGAACAAGTGGCTCTCGATAGGCGGTCACGTTGAGCTCGACGAAGATCCCGAAGTTGCATGTCATCGAGAAGTAAAAGAGGAAATGGGGCTCGAGATCGAGTTGGTCCCGGAACGAGAAACAAAAAAGTTTAATACGAGCCATGAATTACCTCAGCCGTTTGCAGTAAATCGAAACCCGATCACCGATACGCATGACCATATAACTTTTGTATACTTTGCCCGCACAAATACCGATCAAGTGACGCCGGAAGAAGGTATAACAGAGTGGAAGTGGTTTGCGAAAGAAGATCTTGAGGAAAATGGAGACGGGGTACCTGATGATATACGGTACTATGCCCTCAAGGCACTTGATGTGCTAAGCTCATAG